Within Bacillus sp. Marseille-Q1617, the genomic segment ATATGGAATGTAAAAAGGTCAACAAACATATTAGATTAGTAGGCATGAAAGGCAAAGGAACGTTTGATAGTTTTGGTACAGAGGTTCCGAAAGCAGCCCAGCAGTTTCTGGCCCGGGCTGATGAAATCAAACATCGTTCCGGGACTGAAGTAGCGATCTTTGAACCAAAAAAGGATGAAAATCATCTTGAAGGCAGCTATTATGTCGGGATGATCGTGGACCAGCCGCTGACAGACGTTCCGAGCGGCATGGAGTTTATCGAATTAAGCGGGGAGTATGTCATGACCAGGGGGAACATGGATCAGATTGGCAGCCTGCATCACAATTTAGTGAAATGGGCTGATGAAAATGGGTATACACATGAACTGGACAGTTACATTGTTGAGACTTATCATCCACTGGAGAACGGCGGGGAGGAAGTGGAGATTTACTTGCCGGTTCTTGCTTACACTTAAAAAAATTACGATGACTCAGTTGAGAAGACTGAGTTTTTCTTTTACAAAAATAATTGGTGAGATGTAAGTTGAATCTTATATCAATATGAATCATCTATTGGTAAAATTAGGTTTATAAAACTAGTAATCATAAACGGAAAGAGGGGCCGGACTCCTTTTTCAGCCGAATTGGATGTCTTTTAAAAAGGGACAAGGGACCTGTCCCCATGTCCCGCTGGAGGTGCCGCGATGCTTGATATTAAAACGGATGGCAGATTTAAAACGATCGAACCGATCAACAAGGGCTGGTCGAGTGATAAGAAGTATTATGTGGAGACGGTGACGGGCGGGAGGCTGCTGCTGCGGACTGCGGACCGTTCCCAGTATGAAATGAAGAAAAGTGAATTTGAAATGATGAAGCAGCTGGCGGAAAAGGGGATCCCGATGTCGAAGCCGCTTGAATTTGGATTATGCGGCGACGGGGAGAGTGTCTACACCCTCTTTACTTGGTGTGAAGGGGAAGATGCCGCCGATGTTTTGCCCAAGCTGAGCGACACGGAACAATATGAGCTGGGGCTGAAATCGGGACATTATCTCCGGGAAATCCACTCGATTCCTGCACCACCCGATGAAATGAATTGGGAAACGAAATTCAACAGGAAAGTGGACGGCAAAATCAAGCAGTACAGGGACTGCCCGATCAAAATCGAGGGCGGTGACCAGGTCATTGCATACATAGAGGCGAACCGGCATCTCCTTCGGGGACGGCCGCAATCGTTTCATCACGGCGATTATCACGTGGGGAATATGGTCATTTTCACAGAAAAGGAACTCTCCGTCATTGATTTCAACCGTCATGACTTCGGCGATCCGTGGGAAGAGTTCAACCGCATTGTGTGGAGTGCTTCTGCAAGTCCGCATTTCGCGACGGGACAGCTCAATGGCTACTTTGGCGGCCGGCCGCCCCAGGAGTTCTTCAAGCTCATGGCTTTTTACATAGGCAGCAATATGCTGTCGTCCATCCCTTGGGCGATTCATTTCGGGGAAGAAGAGGTTGCGGTCATGAAGGAGCAGGCAAAGGAAGTGATGGGCTGGTTCGACGGCATGAAAAACCCAGTGCCGACCTGGTATTTGGGGGATTTCTACATTCAATATATCAATGCGATTCCATACAAGTTAAAGACCCCTTTTGACTTCTCGTTCATCGAGCAGTATGGGGAGGTCTTCAAGGTCTATGACGATCAGGATTCGGGCAATATCTGCTTCGGGGTCAAGGAAGGCGATGACAGATATTTCATAAAGTACGCTGGTGCCCCGGCTGCGAGGTATGCGGGTAAACGGGAAAATGCCGTCGCCGGACTCAAAGCTGCTGTTCAGGTTTATCAGGATTTGGCGCACCCACATCTGACCAGGCTGATCCGAACGGAGGAAGTCGGAGGGGGATTCGCTGCCGTCTTTGAATGGACAGACGGGGAATGCATGGGGAGGATGTATCCCCTGTCCAGGGAGAAATTCATGGTGGTGCCTGACACTACAAGGCTCGAGTTGTTCAACGATATCCTCGATTTTCACATCCACGTGATTGACAAGGGTTACGTGGCCATCGATTTTTACGACGGCAGTATCCTGTATGATTTTCAAAAAGGAAAGACGTTCATTTGCGATATCGATCTTTATTCCAAGCGTCCATATATCAATGAAATGGGCAGGATGTGGGGATCGTCCCGCTTCATGTCCCCTGAGGAGTTCGAGCATGGAGCGGAAATCGACGAAATCACCAATGTCTACCTCATGGGAGCCACCGCCTTCGCCCTGTTCGGCGGCGAAACAGACCGTTCACTTGATAAGTGGCGGTTAAGTGAAGCGTCATACAGAGTCGCGCTTAAAGCGGTCAGTGATGATCGGGAGAAGCGTCAGCGGTCACTGGAGGAGTTTAAAAATGAGTGGGACTTGGGAAGATCTTTTGGAAAATAAGGAGAACATGCGGAAGCAAAAGGAGGACGTACATGATGGTATGGGCCATTATTATAGCCATTGCCTATTTACCGATTATTTATAGGATTCAGAAGCGCTTAGCTAATTTGGAAGATGAGGTTTCCAGGCTGAAAAGTGAGAGGGAAAATGAACCAAGGGGACAGGTACGCTGACCCGCATTTTAGAATGGGACGCGGCACCTGGCCTGTCCCCTCGTCCCACTTTTTAATCGAGGTGAATACAATGAAAGGCCCTATTCTAATTTTACTCGCAGCTATCCTCTGGGGGACCACCGGGACGACGCAGGCATTTGCCCCGGAATCGGCCCATCCAATTGCGATAGGTGCGGCGCGTTTGGCAGTCGGCGGTTTATTTTTATTATGTATTGTATTTGCAACCGGGAAAGTGAACGCTCAGAATTGGCCTGTAAAGCAGACTGCGGCGGCTGCTCTGAGCATGGCCTTCTATCAGCCTCTCTTTTTCTCGGCGGTCACCCTGACAGGGGTGGCGATCGGGACAGTTGTCGCGATAGGAAGTGCACCGATCCTATCGGGAGTGATCGAATGGTTATTTTTAAAAAAACGCCCCATCTTAATTTGGTGGTGCTCTACCTTTCTATCCATTTCAGGATGCCTGCTGCTGTTCATGAATAACGGGTCTGCATTTGTTAGTCCGGCCGGTATCATTCTCGCACTGGGAGCAGGGCTGGCGTTCGCAGTCTACACGCTGGTCAGCAGGGATTTAGTCGAAAATCACTCGGCACTATCGGTGGTTGCGGTCGTGTTCACTCTCAGTGCGGTCTGTTTATCCCCTATCCTATTTATCTATGATATGTCCTGGATGGCGAGTCTGAGAGGCGCGGGGGTAAGCCTTCAATTGGGGATCATGGCCACCGGGGTTGCTTATCTCCTTTTTGCCAAGGGGCTCCTCCAGGTATCCTCCTCGACAGCCGTCACCCTCGCGCTGGCAGAACCGATGACAGCCGCGCTGCTGGGCGTCTTTATCGTGGGAGAACAATTGAGTCTGCTCTCCTGGCTGGGAATTGTCATGCTGCTCCTTGGAATTGGTGCACTGGTGTGGTCAACCAGGCGGGACAAGGGGACAGGTACGCTGACCCATCCCGCCGCGACCAAATGAGAAGAACCACCATACCAATGGCGGTTCTTTTTTTATTTCTAAAAACTTCCCACCCTGTACATAGATTGTTAATAATTTCGTAATATTTTCCCTCTAAGATGAAATCAACAGTAATTGAACACGAATTAGAGGAGGAAATAAACATGTTGGAACCTAACAATCAGAATGAAGAAATGACACATATAGAAGAACATTCCGAAGCAGTGAATAACGAGGACAGGCAAAGAAGTGCGAAGCCAAAGAAACCATTCAAAGGCAAGGGCTTACTGTCCTCAGTTGGCGCGGGGATCATCGGGTCGGTCCTGACCCTGACCATCCTGCCGCAAACCGATTATTATGAGGACCTCGCAAAGCCAAAAGTTGAACAATCCTCAGGAGGAACCGGCCAGACGGAGGCAGCCGCTGATTCGGGTGTCACCCCTGCAACGGTTTCAACCGGGACCAGCGGGGATGTGGCAAGTATCGTAGAAGACGCTTCCCAGTCGATTGTCGGAGTCGTGAATTATCAGCAGCAGGGCAGCCGTCTAACTGGGGCTTCACAAGAAGCGCAGGCGGGGACAGGTTCAGGGGTCCTTTTTAAAAAAGAAGGGGACAGTGCTTATATCATCACCAACAACCATGTCATTGAAGGGGCTTCAAAGATCGAGGTTTCCCTCTATGACGGTGAAAAAATCGAAGCGGAATTGATCGGTGCCGATCCACTGACAGATCTTGCCGTGCTGAAGGTCGACGGAAAATATGCGGACAACCTGTTGGAAGTCGGCGATTCGAGTGCACTGCGTGCCGGTGAACAGGTGATCGCGATCGGGAATCCGCTCGGTCTTGATTTATCAAGAACCGTGACCCAAGGGATCGTAAGTGCGGTTGACCGCACCATTTCAGTCGAGACATCCGCGGGTGAATCCGAATTGAATGTCATCCAGACAGACGCCGCAATCAATCCGGGCAACAGCGGCGGGGCGCTCCTGAATTCAAAGGGTGAGCTGATCGGGATCAACAGCCTGAAGATCTCGAACTCAGGTGTAGAAGGGCTTGGCTTTGCCATCCCAAGTAAAGATTTCATGCCAATCGTGAGTGAAATCATCGAAACGGGTAAAGTGGAACGCCCGTATATCGGAATCGGGATGACCAACCTTGCCGACGTTCCACGCAGCTACTTGGGCGGGCTGCCTGATGAAGTGGAAGCAGGTGTCATCGTTGCCAGCATCGATAACACATCGGCTGCTGCCAAAGCCGGGCTCAAAGAAGGCGATGTCATCACCGAACTGAATGGCAGCCCGGTGGAAGATGGCGCCGATTTGAGAAGACAGCTGTACGCCGACTTGAAGGTTGGCGATGAAATCGATCTGACCGTTTTCCGGGGAGATGAAGAGAAGGCAATCAGTTTGACTTTAACCAGTAACGCGATGGTGAATTAGTGGATTGTTTTGAAGGGCGGTGCCTGGCTCAGATTGGGGTGATTGAGCAAGGCACAAAACAGATGATTTGAGCCAGGCACAAAACGGGGGATTTGAGCTAGGCACAGCCTGAACGAAGTGCACCTGGTACAGAATGCAGGAAATGTACCAGGAACAGAACGAGGCTGATGTACCAGGTACAAATAATACCGATTGTACCAGGTACAAACCAAATACATTGTACTTGGTACACACAAATTGAAAATAAAGCTAAAGGAGAGCGGATAAGTGACTAAAAAGAAGTCGATCACATTATGGAGTGTAATAGGAAGCATTGTCGCCATCGGAGCGCTGCTTGCGGCGTTTGGCTTTTCAAAAGAGGAAGTGGTGGCTAAGGTGGGCAGCCAGTCGATCAGTAAGGATGATTTGTATTCGGTGCTGGTGGATCAGTACGGGGAGGCTGCCCTGGAGACATTGATTGCCGAAAAGATAGTGGAGCTTGAGAGTGAAGAGAACGATATCACCATCAAAGACAGTAAAGTTGATGAGGAACTGCAGACGATCAAAGATTCCTATGGTGATGAAGAAGCGTTCGTTGAGGCATTGACATCCAGCGGGGCAAGTCTTGAAAGCGTCAAAAATAACATCGAAACCTTTTTATTGACGGAAAAGCTGCTCCAGGACCGAATCTCCATTACGGATGAGCAGGTCAAGGAATATTTTGAAACGAATAAAGACTCGTTTGCTCAAACCGAGCAAGTGGAAGCAAGCCATATTCTCGTGGAAGATGAGGAGACGGCAAAGGAAGTGAAGGGCAAGCTTGATGAAGGAGGGGATTTCGCCGAACTTGCGAAGGAATACTCCACCGATACGTCCAATGCCGAATCAGGCGGGGAGCTTGGCTTTTTTGCAAAAGGGGAGATGGTAGCTGAGTTCGAGGAGAAGGCGTTTTCCATGAAAGCAGGGGAAATCAGTGAGCCTGTGAAGACAGAATTCGGATACCATATCATCAAAGTAACAGACAAAAAAGAAGCGAAGGAAGCGGTACTTGACGATCATAAAGAGGAAATAAAGGATATTCTGTTCGAGCAGGCACTTCAAACCGAGTACGGGGTCTGGCTTGAGGAACAGAAGGCGGATTACGAAATCGACAATCGATTGAAAAGTTAATGGACCGGCAATTGTTTGTTCATAGTTTGGTCATAACTTCTGGAAATAATGACATGGCAGGCCGAATCCCAAACTGCGATGTCAGCTACATAAATGGATTCGTTTGCTGCAATACAAAAAAGGAGGAAATAAAATGAATCAGAAAAGAACGTTAACGTATTTACTGACAGGTGCCTTATCTGTCGGGATCCTCGGGGCCATTCCGGCCTTCGCCGCAGAGGAGGAAAACGCAAGTACAAACGACTCGGCGGTTGTTGAAAAAGGGACTGAGCCAGTGTTTGGCCACCGCGGCGGCGGACATGGAAAGTTTCACCTGAATGAGGAGCAATTGAAGGAGAAAGCCGAAGAACTTGGAATCGACAGCACCGATAAAGATGCACGGGAACTGGCACAGGAGATCAGGGATGCTGAACTCGAAAAAAGAGCGAAGGAATTAGGCATTGAAACGAAAGGAAAAGATCATCATGCCGTGATGGAAGAAATACGCGGGGCCGAGCTGTCAGAAAAAGCAAAGGAATTGGGGATATCAACAGACGGAAAAGACCAAGAGCAGCTGTCTCAAGAGATCAGGGAAACGCTGATTAAGCAGAAAGCGAAGGAACTTGGAGTGAAAACAGAGGGCAAGGAGTTAGAAGAACTTGCAGATGAAGTCAGGGAAACAGCACTGGCAAAACAAGCGAAAGACTTTGGAATTGAAACCGAAGGAAAAGATCAACATGAATTAAAGCGGGAAGTGTTCGAAGCTTCTATTCAGAAAGCTGCCAAAGAGCTGGGCATTGAAACAGAAGGCAAAACCACAAAAGAACTGATGGAAGAAATCATGACCGATCATGCCGATGAAGCAAAGGAACTGGATGTCTTCCCTTTCAATAAGGAAGAGGGCTTCTTCTTCCATAAAGGCGGTAAAGGCCATCACGGGGGAGGTCATGGAACAGGAGCTAAAGGATCTGCGCTCCATGCTGAACAAAGTGATGCCCAATCAGCTGAATCCGAAGGTGACACATTATAAGACAACCGTGACAGGAAAACCCCGCCCAGCTGCGGGGCTTTTTTTAGTAAGAGGAAAAAATAGAACCAATTGGTAAAAACGACTATAATTTAGGTAGAATGAAATAAAATCGATCGGAAAAAAAGCTTGTCATTTACATAGATCGAATTAGGTTTTGAGCGGTAAGCGAATCCATTATACATTCGGGAAAGGAAGATGAGGATGAACGTGCTTGTAGTCGAAGACAATGAAAGCGTCACGTCGATGCTGGAGATGTTTTTTATAAAAGAAGGCATTCACGGGGAATTTGTCCACGACGGGAATGAAGGATACAAGCGTTATCAGGATGGGGAGTGGGATGTCATCATCCTCGACTGGATGCTGCCGGGGATGGACGGCGTCACGATATGCAGGAAAATCAGGGATGAGGGGTCGCAGGTCCCTGTCATCATGTTGACGGCGAAGGACAGTGAATCCGATCAGGTGCT encodes:
- a CDS encoding GyrI-like domain-containing protein, giving the protein MECKKVNKHIRLVGMKGKGTFDSFGTEVPKAAQQFLARADEIKHRSGTEVAIFEPKKDENHLEGSYYVGMIVDQPLTDVPSGMEFIELSGEYVMTRGNMDQIGSLHHNLVKWADENGYTHELDSYIVETYHPLENGGEEVEIYLPVLAYT
- a CDS encoding phosphotransferase family protein, giving the protein MLDIKTDGRFKTIEPINKGWSSDKKYYVETVTGGRLLLRTADRSQYEMKKSEFEMMKQLAEKGIPMSKPLEFGLCGDGESVYTLFTWCEGEDAADVLPKLSDTEQYELGLKSGHYLREIHSIPAPPDEMNWETKFNRKVDGKIKQYRDCPIKIEGGDQVIAYIEANRHLLRGRPQSFHHGDYHVGNMVIFTEKELSVIDFNRHDFGDPWEEFNRIVWSASASPHFATGQLNGYFGGRPPQEFFKLMAFYIGSNMLSSIPWAIHFGEEEVAVMKEQAKEVMGWFDGMKNPVPTWYLGDFYIQYINAIPYKLKTPFDFSFIEQYGEVFKVYDDQDSGNICFGVKEGDDRYFIKYAGAPAARYAGKRENAVAGLKAAVQVYQDLAHPHLTRLIRTEEVGGGFAAVFEWTDGECMGRMYPLSREKFMVVPDTTRLELFNDILDFHIHVIDKGYVAIDFYDGSILYDFQKGKTFICDIDLYSKRPYINEMGRMWGSSRFMSPEEFEHGAEIDEITNVYLMGATAFALFGGETDRSLDKWRLSEASYRVALKAVSDDREKRQRSLEEFKNEWDLGRSFGK
- a CDS encoding EamA family transporter; protein product: MKGPILILLAAILWGTTGTTQAFAPESAHPIAIGAARLAVGGLFLLCIVFATGKVNAQNWPVKQTAAAALSMAFYQPLFFSAVTLTGVAIGTVVAIGSAPILSGVIEWLFLKKRPILIWWCSTFLSISGCLLLFMNNGSAFVSPAGIILALGAGLAFAVYTLVSRDLVENHSALSVVAVVFTLSAVCLSPILFIYDMSWMASLRGAGVSLQLGIMATGVAYLLFAKGLLQVSSSTAVTLALAEPMTAALLGVFIVGEQLSLLSWLGIVMLLLGIGALVWSTRRDKGTGTLTHPAATK
- a CDS encoding S1C family serine protease; the encoded protein is MLEPNNQNEEMTHIEEHSEAVNNEDRQRSAKPKKPFKGKGLLSSVGAGIIGSVLTLTILPQTDYYEDLAKPKVEQSSGGTGQTEAAADSGVTPATVSTGTSGDVASIVEDASQSIVGVVNYQQQGSRLTGASQEAQAGTGSGVLFKKEGDSAYIITNNHVIEGASKIEVSLYDGEKIEAELIGADPLTDLAVLKVDGKYADNLLEVGDSSALRAGEQVIAIGNPLGLDLSRTVTQGIVSAVDRTISVETSAGESELNVIQTDAAINPGNSGGALLNSKGELIGINSLKISNSGVEGLGFAIPSKDFMPIVSEIIETGKVERPYIGIGMTNLADVPRSYLGGLPDEVEAGVIVASIDNTSAAAKAGLKEGDVITELNGSPVEDGADLRRQLYADLKVGDEIDLTVFRGDEEKAISLTLTSNAMVN
- a CDS encoding peptidylprolyl isomerase, which encodes MTKKKSITLWSVIGSIVAIGALLAAFGFSKEEVVAKVGSQSISKDDLYSVLVDQYGEAALETLIAEKIVELESEENDITIKDSKVDEELQTIKDSYGDEEAFVEALTSSGASLESVKNNIETFLLTEKLLQDRISITDEQVKEYFETNKDSFAQTEQVEASHILVEDEETAKEVKGKLDEGGDFAELAKEYSTDTSNAESGGELGFFAKGEMVAEFEEKAFSMKAGEISEPVKTEFGYHIIKVTDKKEAKEAVLDDHKEEIKDILFEQALQTEYGVWLEEQKADYEIDNRLKS